Part of the Planctomycetia bacterium genome, TCCCGACATTCGCGGCGCGACGACGATTCGCGAGCAACTGGCGAAGCACCGCGCTTCGGCGGCCTGCGGCGGTTGCCATGCGAAGATCGATCCTCCCGGCTTCGCGCTGGAAAGCTTCGACTGCATCGGCGGCTTCCGCGAGCGTTATCGCGTCACCGGCAGCGGCGAATCGGTCACGATCGACGGCCGGCGCATGGCGTATCACATCGGCAAGAAAGTCGACCCTGCCGACGTGACCGCAGACGGTCGGGCCTTTGCCGACATCGACGAGTTCAAGCAACTGTTGCTGCGCGATCGAGACCAATTGGCCCGCGCTTTAGCGACGAAGCTCGTCACCTACGCGACGGGTGCCGCCCCGACGTCGGTCGACCGAGCCGAGCTCGACGCGATGGTCGATCGGATTCGCGCGAAAGATTACGGTCTCAAGTCGCTCGTGCATGAAGTGGTCCGCAGCAGTCTGTTCGGAAACAAATAGCCGTATACGTTCGTTATTCGTTCGTCGTTCGTCGCAGGTCGAACCAGGAGAGAATGCCGTGAAGATTCCTCGTCGCACGTTCTTGCGAAGCACCGGAGTAGCCGTCGCGCTCCCTTTGTTAGACGCGATGCAGCCGCGCGTCCGCGCCGCGAACGAGGCGGCCAAGCCGAAGCGGCGCATGGTCTGCATCAACACGCCGCTCGGCCTCCATCCGGCGAACTTCTTCCCGGAGCAGGCGGGCCGCGACTACAAATTGTCGCCCTACCTCGAAGTGCTTAAGGAGTTTCGCGACGACTTCACCGTCGTCTCCGGCTTGTCGCATCCCGACGTCGGGCCGAGCCACGACTCGAACCAAAGCTTTCTCACCGCCGCGCCGCATCCCGAACGGCGCGCCGGCTTCCGCAACACGATCTCGCTCGATCAATTCGCGGCCGAACACCTGCTCGGCGAAACGCGGTTCTCGAGTTTGACGTTGTCGTGCGAAGGGGTCGGGCTCGGCTGGACTCGCAGCGGCGCTCCGGTTCCGGCCGAGGCTTGGCCGACGAGTGTGTTTACCAAGCTGTTCCTGGAAGGCCGGCCGGATGAAGTCGCGGCGCAAGCGCGTCGACTGCAAGACGGCAAGAGCGTGCTCGACGCCGTGCGCGAGCAAGCCCGTCGGCTGCATCCTGCGCTCGGCTCCGACGACCGCGAGAAGCTCAACGAATACTTCACGAGCGTGTGCGAGCTGGAGCAGCGACTCGCTCAGGCCGAGGCTTGGTCGAAACGACCGAAGCCCAAAGTCGAGGCGAAGCCGCCGCAAAACGTGGTGAACTCGACCGACTTGATCGGAAAGAACCGCGTCTGGTTCGATCTCATGCACCTCGCGATCCAAACCGACTCCAGCCGGTTGCTCACGCTTCAACTACTCGGCACCAGCGGCGTGCCGCCGATCGCGGGAGTCAGCCAAGGCCACCACGATCTCTCGCACCACGGCAAAGACCCGGCGAAGATCGCGCAGCTCCGAACGCTCGAATTGGAAAAGATGAAAACGCTGCGCGACTTCTTCGCACAGTTGAAGCAGACGCGCGAAGAAGGAGAGTCGCTCCTCGACCGGACGATGATCTTCTTCAGCAGCAACCTTGCCGACGCCTCGAAGCATTCGGTGAAGAACATGCCGGTGCTGTTGGCCGGCGGCGGCTTCAAGCATGGGCAGCATCTCGCGTTCGATGAAAACAAGAATCCGCCGCTCTGCAATCTCTATGTGAGCATGCTGCAACGGATGGGAATCGAAGCCGACAAGTTCGCCTCGAGCACCGGCACCCTCACCGGCCTGGAAGCCGGCACGTAACCGCGAAAGACATGCGCCATGTCGCTCCCTTCCGCCACGCTGCGGCACTTGGCCGTGGTCGTTATTCATGGCGCGATCCTTTGCTCGGCTGCGCCGACTTTCGCCCAGGGGCCCGACTATCTTCGGGCCCATTACGTCAAGCGCGAGTATCGAATTCCGATGCGCGACGGGGCCCGGCTCTTCACGGCCGTCTACTCGCCGAAAGCCGTGCCGACTCCGCCGGCCGGGCAACCGCCAACCGACCGAGCTCGGCCCCTCTTGATGATCCGCACGCAGTCGGGCCTCGCCCCCTACGGCGAAGAGCGATTTCCCGGCAGCCTCGGGCCGTCGGCGCACTTCGCGCGGTCGGGCTACATCTTTGTTTACCAAGACATTCGCGGGCGCTGGATGTCCGAAGGAGATTTCGTCGCGATGCGCCCGCACGAGCCGCGCAAAGCCGGCCCGCGCGACGTCGACGAAAGCACCGATACCTACGACACGATCGAGTGGCTGCTCAAGAACGTCGCCGACCATAACGGCAAGGTCGGCCACTACGGCACCTCCTATCGAGGTTGGCTGGCGGCGGCGGGAATGATCGATGCGCATCCCGCCCTGAAAGCGGTTTCGCCGCAAGCGCCGATCGGCGACATGTTCACAGGCGACGATTGGCACCACAACGGCGCGCTGTTTCTCAACCACACGTTTTTCTACATGCCGATCATGGGCATGGCTCGCCCTCGGCCGTTCGACACGGCGCCCCCTCGCCCCGACTACGGCACCCCCGACGGCTACGACTTCTTCTTGAAGCTCGGGCCTCTCTCGAACGTCGACACGCGTTACTACCGCGGCGAGGTTCCCTATTGGAACACGATCGCGAAGCATCCCGTCTACGACGACTACTGGAAATCGATCCGGCTGGTGCCGCACTTGAAGAACATCAAGCCGGCCGTGTTGATCGTCGGAGGTTGGTTCGATGCCGAAGACCTCTACGGCACGTTGCTCACTTACCGCGAGCTCGAAGCGCAAAGCCCCGGCACCGCGAGCACGTTAGTCATGGGCCCTTGGACGCACGGCGGCTGGAACTCCGGCGACGGTGCGCGACTCGGTCCCGTCTCGTTCGGCTCGGCGACCGCCGATTATTTTCGCGAGAAGATCGAGTTTCCGTTCTTCGAACACCATCTGAAAGGGCGCGGCGCTTACGAGCCGCCCGAAGCGCTGATGTTCGAGACCGGCGCAAATCGCTGGCACGAGCATGCCGTCTGGCCGCCGCGCGAGACGACCCCGATCACTTGGCACTTCCATCCTCGCGGCAAACTGGCGACCGAGCCGCCGGCCGACGTTGCCGCAGACGCGGCCTTCGATGAATACGTGAGCGATCCGGCCAAGCCGGTCCCCTATATCGACAAGGTCGGCTTTCGCCCGCTCCCTGAATACATGGCCGCCGACCAGCGCTTCGCGGCCTCGCGTCCCGACGTGCTTACCTATGAAACCGAGTCGCTCGACGCCGACCTCACGCTCGTCGGGCCGCTGGTCGCCGATCTGCGGGTCTCAACGAGCGGCACCGATGCGGATTGGGTCGTCAAAGTGATCGACGTCTATCCCGCGAACACGGCCGACCCTCAACCGAACCCGGGTGACATCCGCCTGGGAGGTTATCAGCAGTTGGTTCGCGCCGAGATCATGCGCGGAAAGTTTCGCGAGAGCCTGGAGCAGCCGCAACCGTTCGCGCCGCACGAACCGACCACGGTCAAGTTCACGCTGCCGGACGTTTATCATACGTTTCGCCACGGACACAAAATCATGGTGCAGGTGCAAAGTAGTTGGTTTCCGCTGGTCGACCGCAATCCGCAAACGTTCGTCGATATTTACCAAGCGAAAGAGTCCGATTTTCGTAAAAGCGTGCAGCGCGTTTATCGTTCGCGAATGTTATCCTCACGGCTGTCCGCCACGCGAATTCCTTAGCGCCGCTTCAACCACCGCACGGAACCCTCAACGATGAGCGCAGCCAACTCGCCGCTACGAATCGGAGTCGTCGGGCTCGGCGGCAATACCCGGCTCCGGCATGTGCCGGGCCTATTGGCTTGCGGCGACGTCGCGATCACGGCGGTTTGCAATCGCCGCCCCGAGTCGACGGCCCGCGCCATGCGCGAGTTCGGCATTCCCCGCTCCTACGAACATTGGCAAGACCTGGTCGCCGATCCGGAAATCGATGCCGTCGTGATCGGCACTTGGCCGTATCTACACTGCCCGATCACGGTCGCAGCGCTCGACGCCGGGAAGCATGTCCTCTGCGAGGCGCGCATGGCGATGAACGTCGCCGAAGCGCGGCAAATGCTGGCCGCCGCTCAGCGCAATCCGGCGCTCGTCGCGCAGCTCGTGCCGAGCCCGCTCGGGCTCGGCATCGACTCCACGGTGAAGCGGCTCTTGCGCGAAGGGCATGTCGGCCGGAGCTATCTCGGCGAATTGCGCGAGGCGGTCGTCATCGCCACGAACGACGCCCTCGCCGATGCCGACGCTCCGCTGCATTGGCGGCAAGTGGCCGAGCTGTCGGGCGTGAACATGCTGATGCTCGGCATCGCGCAGGAAACGTTTTCGCGGTGGGTCGCCGAGCCGGTGCGCGTCTTCGCCCAAGCGACTGCGTTTACGGCCGAACGGCGCGACCCGGAAACAGGCACGACCCTCCTCGTCGGCACTCCGGATAGCGTGCAAGTGTTGGCGACGTTGGCCGGCGGCGCGCAGGCGATCTACCACGCCAGCGGCATCACGCGCTTCGGGCCCGGCGCTCAGATTCATCTCTACGGCAGCGAAGGGACGCTGCGCATCGAGCTTACTCCGCAAGAGCGGATCTTCGGCGCACGACAAGGAGATGGCGCGTTGCAAGAGTTTGAAATCCCGGCCGCGGAGCGCGGCGGCTGGAACGTCGAAGCCGATTTCGTCGCATCGATTCGCTCCGGCCGAGCGGTCGCGTTCACCGACTTCGCCGCCGGCGTGCGCTATATGGAGTTCACCGAAGCGGTAGCGCGGAGCGCATCGACCGGCACGTCCATAGACATGATGACCGACATGGCGAGCGAGCCGGTCGCTTAACCGGCATTCGCCCATTCCGACGCTTGATGCGCACCCGGCGGTCGACGACAATCCTGGTCGCTCGCCTTGGTATCGCACCGCAAGAATCTCGCCCCCATGCTTAAGATCCTCATCGCCGAATGCAAGCAGGAAGTCTCGACCTTCAACCCGCACCTCAGCGGCTACGAAGACTTCGCGGTTCGACGCGGCGAAGAGATCCTCACCTACCATCGCCGAGTGCGCAACGAAGTCGGCGGAGCGCTCAGCGTGTTCGATGCCGCACCTGCGGTCGAGCTGGTGCCGGCCTATAGTGCGTTCTTCATCACCTCCGGCGGCACCTTAGCGAAAGCCGCTTGGGAGCGGATCGCCGAGGAATTCCTCGCCGCCGTGCGCGCCGCGCCGCCGGTCGACGGCGTTTACTTCTGCATGCACGGCGCGATGGCGAGCGAAGAAGAGCTGGATCCCGAGGGCTGGCTGCTCGCCGAAACGCGGAAGATTCTCGGCGAGCGGATTCCGATCGTCGTCTCGCTCGATCTGCACGGCATCCTCACCGAACGGATGCTCGAGCACGCTAGCGCGATCGTGGCGTATCACACCTATCCGCACGTCGACTTCTTCGAGACCGGAGCGCGCGCGGCGCGGCTGCTGCTCCGCGTCGTCGCGGGCGAAGTGCGACCGGTCACGGCCCAAGTCGCGATCCCGA contains:
- a CDS encoding DUF1552 domain-containing protein produces the protein MKWSAAVCSETNSRIRSLFVRRSSQVEPGENAVKIPRRTFLRSTGVAVALPLLDAMQPRVRAANEAAKPKRRMVCINTPLGLHPANFFPEQAGRDYKLSPYLEVLKEFRDDFTVVSGLSHPDVGPSHDSNQSFLTAAPHPERRAGFRNTISLDQFAAEHLLGETRFSSLTLSCEGVGLGWTRSGAPVPAEAWPTSVFTKLFLEGRPDEVAAQARRLQDGKSVLDAVREQARRLHPALGSDDREKLNEYFTSVCELEQRLAQAEAWSKRPKPKVEAKPPQNVVNSTDLIGKNRVWFDLMHLAIQTDSSRLLTLQLLGTSGVPPIAGVSQGHHDLSHHGKDPAKIAQLRTLELEKMKTLRDFFAQLKQTREEGESLLDRTMIFFSSNLADASKHSVKNMPVLLAGGGFKHGQHLAFDENKNPPLCNLYVSMLQRMGIEADKFASSTGTLTGLEAGT
- a CDS encoding CocE/NonD family hydrolase; translation: MSLPSATLRHLAVVVIHGAILCSAAPTFAQGPDYLRAHYVKREYRIPMRDGARLFTAVYSPKAVPTPPAGQPPTDRARPLLMIRTQSGLAPYGEERFPGSLGPSAHFARSGYIFVYQDIRGRWMSEGDFVAMRPHEPRKAGPRDVDESTDTYDTIEWLLKNVADHNGKVGHYGTSYRGWLAAAGMIDAHPALKAVSPQAPIGDMFTGDDWHHNGALFLNHTFFYMPIMGMARPRPFDTAPPRPDYGTPDGYDFFLKLGPLSNVDTRYYRGEVPYWNTIAKHPVYDDYWKSIRLVPHLKNIKPAVLIVGGWFDAEDLYGTLLTYRELEAQSPGTASTLVMGPWTHGGWNSGDGARLGPVSFGSATADYFREKIEFPFFEHHLKGRGAYEPPEALMFETGANRWHEHAVWPPRETTPITWHFHPRGKLATEPPADVAADAAFDEYVSDPAKPVPYIDKVGFRPLPEYMAADQRFAASRPDVLTYETESLDADLTLVGPLVADLRVSTSGTDADWVVKVIDVYPANTADPQPNPGDIRLGGYQQLVRAEIMRGKFRESLEQPQPFAPHEPTTVKFTLPDVYHTFRHGHKIMVQVQSSWFPLVDRNPQTFVDIYQAKESDFRKSVQRVYRSRMLSSRLSATRIP
- a CDS encoding Gfo/Idh/MocA family oxidoreductase, coding for MSAANSPLRIGVVGLGGNTRLRHVPGLLACGDVAITAVCNRRPESTARAMREFGIPRSYEHWQDLVADPEIDAVVIGTWPYLHCPITVAALDAGKHVLCEARMAMNVAEARQMLAAAQRNPALVAQLVPSPLGLGIDSTVKRLLREGHVGRSYLGELREAVVIATNDALADADAPLHWRQVAELSGVNMLMLGIAQETFSRWVAEPVRVFAQATAFTAERRDPETGTTLLVGTPDSVQVLATLAGGAQAIYHASGITRFGPGAQIHLYGSEGTLRIELTPQERIFGARQGDGALQEFEIPAAERGGWNVEADFVASIRSGRAVAFTDFAAGVRYMEFTEAVARSASTGTSIDMMTDMASEPVA